The genomic segment AGAATTTCTTACAGGGCAGAAAGGTTAAAGCATTTGTCTGTAAACGGATCGGCGTTGTACACACTAGCGGATAAGGGAAGTGAGAAAAAGAGGCTGTTGGATTAGGAACGGCGATAATTTTGAGAAGGACGCAagcgcaaataaaaaaggaaaaggatcATTTCCGCTAGTTTTACGGTTTCCGGGTAACGGGGTTCGTTCGACACATCAGGTTTACGCCTCGTCACACCGAAGCCGAAACATTTTTCGCGCCTTTATTTACGCTGCCACAGGAGCATTGGAGTTTGTCGACAGTAACAAATCGAGCAGAATCAACAGCGCAGTCCTCGTGAGACGTCGTTTGATACACAGGCCAGAAGACAAGTCATTAAGACTTAGATTCTCTTAGCTGATTAATAGTCTACAACGCTGCGGTCTGGTTTCGTTCCTAGACTGATGTTCATTCTGAGTTAATTCATCAGAAAACTAATCTCCCATTTTGTTTGCTCGCCTTCGCTTCCGCTGCGCGCGAATCCCTTTTCTGGAGATGATCGCAATACTTCCAGGCTTCTTCGCCAACACCGATAAGAAACCTTGGCActattgagagaaaaagaaaaaaaggaggcggGATAACGATGGGTCGGATGCTCCAAGCTGAGCGTACCCTGATCGGTGCCAGAACCACACAGgcagcccttttttttctaatcaatCAATAGGATTGGTTCGTGTCATCGGCGATGTTCAAATACAATATAATACAAAACATAAAGGAGCCAATGGACTTAGGAGAGCCAGGGAGGCGTAGAGCTGggtcaagaagaaagaagaaaattctcgAATAGATGTGATGTCATTACTTCCGGTTCGTCGTCCAGGTTTCTATTTCTAGACAACTGCGAATGGAGGGAAAGCACTGGCTGGATCAGGAGGGGCGGCAGCTGTCGCAAATCGAGTGTAATGGCATGGCATGGCAGACGCAGACCTATCGATTAGCCATCAAATGAATTACAGCCGTAGCTGTGAAATAACACTATAAAGTAGGACACCACGCGAGTCCCATTAAAATCTCCTCGCCCAGTTCATTGAAGACGCTAGTCTGCTTTCGACATCCGCCGAAAGGTTATATGGTGAACGATAGAGACCAGCTGTCAACATTATCAAATCGGCCAAAAAATGTGATGAGAAAAATATCTTTATTACTTTCATTAAAGAATTTTGTCTGTGACTCACGAATAAAGAAATACAGCAGTGAGATTCACTGTGAGAGTCGAAGAAGTAACACGTTTCTATAGGAATCGTCATCATCGTCGGTTTCCGGCCGCGGTGACTGCTCAACTTCGGCTGCTTGATCatcttcaaaaagaaaactggtttTAGTACGACGAACAGCATATAAATATTCGAAACTCTTAAAACCTACCCAGGGGAaacatgtcgtcgtcgtcaggGAATACTTCAACACCCTGGAGTTGACCATTCAATAGCACGGGAGCTATAGGTTCTATCACTTCATTATCACCACCAATGTCACCCACATTGGCTACGACTATGAAGTTTAagtgataaaaataatttaaaaaaaggtgctTTTAAGCATTTAAACAAGATTAGATGTCACCTTCAAGGAACATATTGTCATCATCCGGGAAAAGTTCTTCTCGGTTGTTCACTACAATAGGCGGACGTTGTTGGGCTAAATGTCGAGCTTGGACGAATCCGTCAAGCATCAACAATCTCTGCTGTACATAAtaaggaacagcaacagccatTTCGTCAGCCGATGGTCCAACAAGGAAACGAAAAGTCAAATGTCCCATGTCATTTTTGACCTGGACCTGGCGCAACTCATGCTCGTAACAGCTGAACCTGTTGATGTAACAACGTTAAAACTTCCACATAATGAATAAATTTGTgaataaatttacttttggTAAGCGTAATAATTTAGTCCGGCACATAGGGAACAGAGGATGCCCTCCTTTCGATTTCCAACAGTTGGTTCATTATTTAAGGTCATTATCTTGAGTGGAGTTGTAACGAGCGATGCAGATTTAGTTTTGCACTGCCCTGGCAGAACTTCTTGGCAGCGAAAACAAATGGCAATCGGGCCATGAGCGTCGAGGTAAGTGGCCGAATCGACTATTTTCTCTCGACGATCACCAACTGCCAAGAGAGTGTAGTAGCAGGCTGGATTGATTATCAGTTTCCGTTTTGCCCGCGTGACAGCCACGTACAGCAAGTTCCGCTCTTCCTGCTCTTCGCCGCTTACTTCACCATAAGCAAGAGTTGGAATGAAGTCGTCTAGCAAAACGACCGTATCCCACTCCATTCCCTTGGATTTGTGAGCGGTAGAGAAAACgacatctgaaaaaaaaagtaataatcaTTTGTTAAGACGTCAATTAATGGAAGCTCACGTGTTCCATACCTGCATCGGAAATGTAGACATGAGATTTTCGAATCGCATCGACATACGTCTCCGTTTTACTTTTCGCCCAGGTCACTTGAGCTATTCTCGCTCCCCACTCGTGGTCCATCGTGGCTTCTACGTATTTGGTGAAACTGGTGAAGTTTTCAAATAACTTCCGATTACGTAGAAAGGGACTGGTAATTTTGTCGTAGGCTGCAAAAAATAAGTTTGATATTCATTCAGCATAATTTAGCATTTTTAAGATTGAAACTACCTCCTCTCCAAAGATAATAAACGTCCATTATAAGGTCCAATCCCATGTTCTTAATTccctaaaaaatgaaattttctttcattatttaCATCTCACAAACTTGAAAATAAGTTGATGTTACTCCGGCAAAAGCGATTTTAGGCTTCTGGGAACTGCTACCAAATTCACAACCAATAACTTCCACGACTTTCTTGAAAAGTGCCAGGTTGGTCCTAGCCAGGTAGCAAATCTTGCCGTTAGTTTGCAGTTGGTGGTTTAGTTGATCATTGGCATCGCTGAGCGATACCAGTGCATCGTGCACATCAATGCCTACCAAGCATTTATCATTGACATTATTCAAGACGGATAGACAGGAGTTGGCCATGAAACCAATTTCTGGTCCAAATCGGAATgactaagaagaagaaaaaagttagacAATATAGCTATAGAGATTTGTTTCATGAAGTTACTTGAGTCAAGTAAAACGTGTGGGTAGCAGGGACTTTATTCAGTGCATTCACGGCATATCCTGGattgaagaaagaaacttaTTAGGCAAcctcaaataaataaacgttGAGTTTATGCTATTCTTACGCCAACGATAGATCTGCTGATGTGGATCTCCGACGATAATGCGTTTGCCTATGTTGCTGAGAAATATATCGAGCATGGCTCCGTTCAAATCTTGGCCTTCATCCACCATCACACAGTGAACTTTTTCAGTTTCGAATAAATTCGGTTTTTCCAACTGCCAAAGTTTGAGGAATGCATCACACGGCAATTTCAGACGCCTATCGTTTGGATTCTTAATGACAGACCAGACTTTTTGGGCGTCGGCCGCTAATTTCTAAAAAGAGGCAATTAATGGAATAACAGGTGTTTTTTAGAGAAGCAATAAACAGAGATTAATTAGCTGAATCTCACCTGTCGTTCATCGAGGGTCAGAATTCTGtcttcaacaacattttctcctGTGGCATTATCTTCAGATGACGATTTGCTTCTGATTTTGGTGGGAGCATGTTCAGGAGTTATTGTATCATCAGCCGAACCCCAAAACCGATTAAGGGTGTCAAGAACCAGTTTCTCTCGTTGATATCTTTTTAGTCCTCGCCGATCCTTTTCAAGTATATGGCTTTTAACTAAACTCGTTGGGAAAATGTTACccgtttctttattcttcatcAAGCCAGTAGCAATGATGTGGTTACGAGCCAACTTATGAATCGTCGTGCATTTTACGTTTTTCGGAAATTTTCCGCCGGCTTCATCGGACACTGCTCTATTGAACACAATAAGCAGAAATTCGGTTTCTGGATTATTTTCGGTAAAACGTAGCAAAGTAGTAGTTTTCCCGCTTCCAGCAAACGCCACGATCTTGATTAActaaaacaaacatgaaaagaaattcaaagttttaatttttagaaaatctcTATAATTAATTTAAGCAATTTACATCATCTTTTTGGATGCGATGATTTACAATACGCGATTGTTCGTGTGTCAATGGAGGAGGTGAAGACTTTTGCTGGCTTGATGACTGGTTTGACACTTGACTAATAGGGGCACCCGTCCAGCGATTCTCAAACAAGTTGAGGGCATATATCAAATTATAATGCAACCTTTGAGATAAGTAAAATAACTTGTGATTATAAGAACAAAGCACAAATACACATTAAAGAATGCATACTTAGCTGGAATTCCAAACTTTCTGTGGAAGTAGAGAAACAAAGTGCATAAACAGTAAAATTTCTCCATTACCTCCTATATGCAAGGAATATGTGTTAGAGGAGGCAAAACAGGTTAAATTAATGATGGAAGATTGAATTTACCATTGTCGTGAAATCACTTTCAGAATGCgtcaataaatcaaacaatcTATACATTTCCCATGTATCATTTGAGAAGATGCAAATCATAGCAGTAATCCCCCAGAGTGAAGTAGTTTTATACTGCTCAACCACTAATCTTTCAGCTAAACTGAAGCGGGTATGACTTTTCAAATACCTCATGGTATTCACAGGAGACCCAGTGAACTCCAAAAAATAGCTAAAACAGAGTTATTTATACTTAACAATATAAAACTTTTGGTAAATATGTCTTACAAAATCAAACCACGGAGACAGTTTTGCACTCCCGTAATGTTGTATGAATCACAGAGTTGGTCCAGGAAAGCAGTAGATTCCTCAACATTCAAGCTGTATGAAAGATAAAGTTTTTTCCAAGGTATAAACTGAAATAGGAGAACAAAAGTATGTCAATGTTCTATTGTTTAAAGAGtggtttcaaacaaaaatgaatgcCATATCGGCCATATACTACCCTACCTTCTGTCGACAAATGATTTCCCTCCAATTTTGGCACACAAGCACACATGACTTATGAAGATCTATAACAGGTATGTGggccaaaatattttcaagcaCTTGAACAGGAagattattcatttcaaaattcgaaaatacTATTTTGTACAGAACTACAACCAGAGTTACAATTTCAACGTGTAGACGGACTCGTAAACGCGTCCGGTGCGTTGTATTTACgtttttcaaccaaaacaaTAGCACAATCTAGCGTCCATCTAGCGTCCAAAAtatgaagttttttttaaatatccaactcaaacaagaaaaaaccagttaattaatcaatcaaagctaatttcattttgattcaattagtATAGAAATACTGAAATAGATTcatgagataaaaaaaataaactcgaataaaaataaaagcccaaaaaagtgaaactgaTTGTGTCGGTTTTTAGAgagtttatttttgaatattcttCTCCAAACGTCTTTTTTCCCCAGCTGGGCAGCATTATTAAAGAGAAAGGTTCATACAAAtgcattatttcattttgtttattcagGAGAGTTACAGAAGCGGAAAAAACTGAACCAACTGACAAACTAGACACTAGATACAATCACGTGATGATGCGATGGGTAACGTTTAATATGATTGATATGGCTTAGATAAAGACCTAGCTGACCAATTAAGGATCTAATTTCCATTCCATTATATCAGCGTAGATGGCACTTGGGTTAGCCACAAGGGCACTTGTTTCGTAATATTTGGTCGTAAGCTTTCAAGCTTATTTGATGGTTTAATAAGTAACACTTATCACAATAAGGCGGCAAAGTTCCATGCAAGgttgattttatttcccaCACtacaaagtttatttttaatgattttggaCTGGGCATTACTTCATAGATTGGACGAGTTGCACTCTTGTATGGAAGGTCAACAAACTTAATAATGCAGTAGATGAAAAGGCATTCTCATCCACACGTTAGTGATTTCCTCTTTCGCTGAAATCAGCttgaatgatttgtttttttaagtacCAACGACACCTCCCATAAATAATAGTGCCAGGATACGTCGTTATCCATAAAGCTAATAGAAACGCAATATGTTACTTCAGCATTATCTTCTCAGAGGTATTGTTGTTTTAAACGTATTGTGAATATTGACGTATGCGGTAGTAACGGGAGCCGATATGTACAAGGCCTTCAAAATGGAGCCATTTGTGTACCTTGTTACTCGATCTTTACAGTTTGATATTTAGCCTAGATTATAGTAAGTGAACTCGGTTGACAGATGGTGGACGTCACATCGTACGAGCCATCACAATTGACGCAATCGAGGTGAGCCGTTCACTCTTTGACCTTCGTCTACTAAACAAATAAGTTGATTGAGTCTAcgagatttcaaatttctagGCTTACGCTCTTTGCGATAATATCAATATAATAGCTgcacaaaatgtaaaatacgTGCACGAAAACGTGATGGCCGGTGATGGCCACAGAACGGCATCCATTTTTGAGAGATaattctaaaaacaaaaaaacccgcAAGATTAGTCTCCGTGATTTGGAGTCGAATACTTGATCCGTTTCAAAGTCAAAGGTTGGTGGCAAACAAGATTCTTTACCTCTAAACCATGTTTCGTTAATCGATCTtctataaaatttgaaataacccCGCCTCTAGCTCTTAGCAAAGCATCATGTGCGGACGACTATAAAACCCAAATATCTTGACGGTCGATTCAATTAGATATTCACAGCAGTACCTGTGCACCAAGGTAGACCCATAGATTTGTTGTACCTTTATTTCTTATGTgctaatagttttttttcaattattattttcaagattCAATCACAATCACCATGAAATTGACATTGCCATTTGTTGTCGTCTGTGGATTGATGAGTTGCGCTCTGCTGGTTGAAGCCAAATCCAGCAACAGCTTCCGCGAACGTAAATTATCATCGGAAAATTAGCgacattgaaattgaaaaattaacaattaatctgattttttttttttttttttttgcatcagTGATATCGAACAAGGCAGGCTCTTGCGCTGGAAGATGCGGTCAGTCCGGAACCGACTCCACTAAGCCTTGCCAGTGCAATCTATCCTGTCAGACGTACGGCGACTGTTGCGACGACTACCTCACTCTCTGCAATTCTTGCGACGGACGCTGTTCTGCTGCTTATGATAACAAGTGGCCATGCCAATGCAATGTTGACTGCCCATCCTACGGCAACTGTTGCTCCGACTATCCGGCTCTATGCCAAGGAGGTAACTTTGTACTTACCACTTTTATACAATAAGTTTGTTGTCAGCGGATGTCAAAAGtctaaatattaaatatcCTATTGTCGCAGTCACAACAACCGTGAAGACCACAGTTACAGTTCCAGATTTGACAACCACAACTACCCCCATTCCAACCACACCATTTTCCTGCCCTGATGATTACACCGCCAAACATCCAAACCCCGACGACTGTCAATCTTTTTACGAATGTGTAGCCGGAGTGGCGTATCTTGTAGTAAGTTTTCGTGTTTAAACatatttgtttacttttgaaTCCTTTTTACAATTTCCATAGGGTATAATCCTAATATTATTGATCTATTTAGAACTGCCCACCTGGCCTTTACTACAATCCGGATTTACAAGTCTGCGATTACCTCGATAATGTTCCATCgtgccaataaaaaaagtcatcTAGTCAAACTAAAATTGTCCCGCCGGATAAAAATATGTGAATcctctgaaatattttaagtACTTTCATCAAATGCTTTAAATACATGCACacgaatttttcatttctggttTCTTACTCATATATTTAAAAGCTAAttaca from the Daphnia pulex isolate KAP4 chromosome 1, ASM2113471v1 genome contains:
- the LOC124198518 gene encoding F-box DNA helicase 1-like isoform X1 — protein: MNNLPVQVLENILAHIPVIDLHKSCVLVCQNWREIICRQKFIPWKKLYLSYSLNVEESTAFLDQLCDSYNITGVQNCLRGLIFYFLEFTGSPVNTMRYLKSHTRFSLAERLVVEQYKTTSLWGITAMICIFSNDTWEMYRLFDLLTHSESDFTTMEVMEKFYCLCTLFLYFHRKFGIPAKLHYNLIYALNLFENRWTGAPISQVSNQSSSQQKSSPPPLTHEQSRIVNHRIQKDDLIKIVAFAGSGKTTTLLRFTENNPETEFLLIVFNRAVSDEAGGKFPKNVKCTTIHKLARNHIIATGLMKNKETGNIFPTSLVKSHILEKDRRGLKRYQREKLVLDTLNRFWGSADDTITPEHAPTKIRSKSSSEDNATGENVVEDRILTLDERQKLAADAQKVWSVIKNPNDRRLKLPCDAFLKLWQLEKPNLFETEKVHCVMVDEGQDLNGAMLDIFLSNIGKRIIVGDPHQQIYRWRYAVNALNKVPATHTFYLTQSFRFGPEIGFMANSCLSVLNNVNDKCLVGIDVHDALVSLSDANDQLNHQLQTNGKICYLARTNLALFKKVVEVIGCEFGSSSQKPKIAFAGGIKNMGLDLIMDVYYLWRGAYDKITSPFLRNRKLFENFTSFTKYVEATMDHEWGARIAQVTWAKSKTETYVDAIRKSHVYISDADVVFSTAHKSKGMEWDTVVLLDDFIPTLAYGEVSGEEQEERNLLYVAVTRAKRKLIINPACYYTLLAVGDRREKIVDSATYLDAHGPIAICFRCQEVLPGQCKTKSASLVTTPLKIMTLNNEPTVGNRKEGILCSLCAGLNYYAYQKFSCYEHELRQVQVKNDMGHLTFRFLVGPSADEMAVAVPYYVQQRLLMLDGFVQARHLAQQRPPIVVNNREELFPDDDNMFLEVVANVGDIGGDNEVIEPIAPVLLNGQLQGVEVFPDDDDMFPLDDQAAEVEQSPRPETDDDDDSYRNVLLLRLSQ
- the LOC124198518 gene encoding F-box DNA helicase 1-like isoform X2 codes for the protein MNNLPVQVLENILAHIPVIDLHKSCVLVCQNWREIICRQKFIPWKKLYLSYSLNVEESTAFLDQLCDSYNITGVQNCLRGLIFYFLEFTGSPVNTMRYLKSHTRFSLAERLVVEQYKTTSLWGITAMICIFSNDTWEMYRLFDLLTHSESDFTTMEVMEKFYCLCTLFLYFHRKFGIPAKLHYNLIYALNLFENRWTGAPISQVSNQSSSQQKSSPPPLTHEQSRIVNHRIQKDDLIKIVAFAGSGKTTTLLRFTENNPETEFLLIVFNRAVSDEAGGKFPKNVKCTTIHKLARNHIIATGLMKNKETGNIFPTSLVKSHILEKDRRGLKRYQREKLVLDTLNRFWGSADDTITPEHAPTKIRSKSSSEDNATGENVVEDRILTLDERQKLAADAQKVWSVIKNPNDRRLKLPCDAFLKLWQLEKPNLFETEKVHCVMVDEGQDLNGAMLDIFLSNIGKRIIVGDPHQQIYRWRYAVNALNKVPATHTFYLTQSFRFGPEIGFMANSCLSVLNNVNDKCLVGIDVHDALVSLSDANDQLNHQLQTNGKICYLARTNLALFKKVVEVIGCEFGSSSQKPKIAFAGGIKNMGLDLIMDVYYLWRGAYDKITSPFLRNRKLFENFTSFTKYVEATMDHEWGARIAQVTWAKSKTETYVDAIRKSHVYISDADVVFSTAHKSKGMEWDTVVLLDDFIPTLAYGEVSGEEQEERNLLYVAVTRAKRKLIINPACYYTLLAVGDRREKIVDSATYLDAHGPIAICFRCQEVLPGQCKTKSASLVTTPLKIMTLNNEPTVGNRKEGILCSLCAGLNYYAYQKFSCYEHELRQVQVKNDMGHLTFRFLVGPSADEMAVAVPYYVQQRLLMLDGFVQARHLAQQRPPIVVNNREELFPDDDNMFLEVVANVGDIGGDNEVIEPIAPVLLNGQLQGVEVFPDDDDMFPLAAEVEQSPRPETDDDDDSYRNVLLLRLSQ